One genomic window of Borreliella burgdorferi B31 includes the following:
- a CDS encoding N-acetylmuramoyl-L-alanine amidase has product MIDLILFSYLSLYSKTPDYLNVLDFFDTNVFRFDFNIENDVFTIENDKGYLKFRVGFEYALTSSGYYMFVDPIIDIRGEILISQKVLKQIENYFSSLKDYNKPRITSIIIDPGHGGHDTGAVVTLKINGYDVVLQEKDFALTYSIYLSKILSNYFVNKNILLTRINDVYLTLKERSEFANAIKPNFPNNVIFLSIHANDAPNGEARGVEFWYLPKDSKREVIKDFKGYDIKGNRYLSELNDILDIKYKYESKRLAEILYKVFKNELSETNIRPIRKEQWFVIKNSSMPAVLIEMGFLSNILDAKLILDYNYMSKFNILILKALMEFINFYEK; this is encoded by the coding sequence TTGATTGATTTGATTTTGTTTTCATATTTAAGCTTGTATTCTAAGACCCCCGATTATTTAAATGTTCTTGATTTTTTTGATACTAATGTTTTTAGGTTTGATTTTAACATTGAAAATGATGTTTTTACAATTGAAAATGATAAGGGATATTTGAAGTTTAGGGTAGGCTTTGAATATGCGCTTACATCTTCTGGTTATTATATGTTTGTAGACCCAATTATTGACATTCGTGGAGAAATTTTAATAAGTCAAAAGGTATTAAAACAAATTGAAAATTATTTTAGTTCTCTTAAAGACTATAATAAACCCAGAATTACTTCAATAATCATTGATCCTGGACATGGCGGGCATGATACTGGTGCTGTTGTGACTTTAAAGATAAATGGTTATGACGTTGTGCTTCAGGAAAAAGATTTTGCATTAACCTATTCTATATATTTGTCTAAAATTTTAAGTAATTATTTTGTAAATAAAAATATTTTGTTAACTCGTATAAATGATGTTTATTTAACTTTAAAAGAACGGTCGGAATTTGCAAATGCAATAAAGCCAAATTTCCCCAATAATGTTATATTTTTATCTATACATGCTAATGATGCTCCAAACGGTGAAGCTAGAGGAGTTGAGTTTTGGTATCTTCCTAAGGATTCAAAAAGAGAAGTTATTAAAGATTTTAAGGGATATGATATTAAAGGTAATAGATACTTAAGCGAGCTTAATGATATACTAGATATTAAATATAAATATGAATCAAAAAGATTGGCTGAAATTTTGTATAAAGTGTTTAAAAATGAGTTAAGCGAAACTAATATTAGGCCAATCAGAAAAGAGCAATGGTTTGTAATAAAAAACAGCAGTATGCCTGCTGTGTTGATTGAAATGGGGTTTTTATCCAATATTTTAGATGCTAAATTAATTTTGGATTATAATTACATGAGCAAGTTTAATATTCTAATACTTAAAGCTTTAATGGAATTTATAAATTTTTATGAAAAATAA
- a CDS encoding GerMN domain-containing protein: MKNNISDIFFKYNVVIYKFLNSKKEHMIRVLLGSLAVSFLFSICMVFLNYDNLFSKKVFYFHSSKGFVANLRYLRDEQNLKDNLDLLVKDFLLGSNEGFSFGFLLSDSRFLYSFLKNGVYYVNLSREFYDSFNNGDYNESNESFDVKVNLFAMSLIKTMRFNYPGKIKKIVILVEGCILKEQS; this comes from the coding sequence ATGAAAAATAATATTTCGGATATATTTTTTAAATATAATGTAGTGATTTATAAATTTTTAAATTCAAAAAAAGAGCATATGATTAGGGTGCTTTTGGGGTCTTTGGCAGTAAGCTTTTTGTTTTCTATTTGTATGGTTTTTTTAAATTATGATAATCTTTTTTCAAAAAAGGTTTTTTATTTTCATTCTAGCAAGGGATTTGTTGCTAATTTAAGATATTTAAGAGATGAACAAAATTTGAAAGATAATTTAGATCTTTTAGTAAAAGATTTTCTTTTAGGAAGCAATGAAGGGTTTTCTTTTGGGTTTTTATTAAGTGATTCAAGATTTTTATATTCTTTTTTAAAGAATGGAGTTTATTATGTAAATCTTTCAAGAGAATTTTATGATTCTTTTAATAATGGTGATTATAATGAATCTAATGAATCTTTTGATGTTAAGGTCAATCTTTTTGCTATGTCTTTAATAAAAACAATGCGCTTTAACTATCCTGGTAAGATAAAAAAGATTGTTATTCTTGTTGAAGGGTGTATCTTAAAGGAGCAAAGTTGA
- the flaA gene encoding flagellar filament outer layer protein FlaA codes for MKRKAKSILFFLLSTVLFAQETDGLAEGSKRAEPGELVLDFAELARDPSSTRLDLTNYVDYVYSGASGIVKPEDMVVDLGINNWSVLLTPSARLQAYVKNSVVAPAVVKSESKRYAGDTILGVRVLFPSYSQSSAMIMPPFKIPFYSGESGNQFLGKGLIDNIKTMKEIKVSVYSLGYEIDLEVLFEDMNGMEYAYSMGTLKFKGWADLIWSNPNYIPNISSRIIKDDVPNYPLASSKMRFKAFRVSKSHSSKEQNFIFYVKDLRVLYDKLSVSIDSDIDSESVFKVYETSGTESLRKLKAHETFKRVLKLREKISMPEGSFQNFVEKIESEKPEESSPKN; via the coding sequence ATGAAAAGGAAAGCTAAAAGTATTTTATTTTTTTTATTATCCACTGTTCTTTTTGCTCAAGAGACTGATGGATTAGCAGAGGGTTCTAAAAGGGCAGAGCCTGGAGAATTAGTTTTAGATTTTGCCGAGCTTGCAAGAGATCCAAGTTCAACTAGACTTGATCTTACAAATTATGTTGATTATGTATATTCGGGCGCTTCTGGTATTGTTAAGCCGGAAGATATGGTTGTAGATCTTGGGATAAATAATTGGAGCGTTTTACTTACTCCTTCTGCAAGGTTGCAGGCTTACGTTAAAAATTCAGTTGTTGCGCCCGCTGTTGTTAAGAGTGAGTCAAAAAGGTACGCAGGTGATACTATTTTAGGGGTAAGAGTTTTGTTTCCAAGCTATTCTCAATCATCTGCTATGATTATGCCACCATTTAAAATTCCTTTTTATTCAGGGGAAAGTGGCAATCAATTTTTAGGCAAAGGTCTTATTGATAACATTAAAACCATGAAAGAAATTAAGGTATCTGTTTATAGTTTAGGGTATGAGATAGATCTTGAGGTTTTATTTGAAGATATGAATGGCATGGAATATGCTTATTCTATGGGTACTTTAAAGTTTAAAGGGTGGGCTGATTTAATTTGGTCAAATCCTAACTATATTCCTAATATATCATCCAGAATTATTAAAGACGATGTTCCAAATTATCCTCTTGCTTCAAGTAAAATGAGATTTAAGGCTTTTAGAGTTTCAAAGTCACACAGTTCAAAAGAGCAAAATTTCATCTTTTATGTTAAAGATTTAAGAGTTCTTTATGATAAGTTGAGTGTTTCAATAGATTCTGATATTGACAGTGAGTCTGTATTTAAAGTTTATGAGACTAGCGGAACTGAATCCCTTCGTAAATTAAAGGCACACGAAACTTTTAAAAGAGTTTTAAAGCTTAGAGAAAAAATTTCTATGCCTGAAGGCTCTTTCCAAAACTTTGTAGAAAAGATTGAGAGTGAAAAACCTGAAGAATCATCTCCGAAAAATTAG
- a CDS encoding chemotaxis protein CheA, which produces MEILDLENEELLGVFFEEAQNLVDILEENIMSLEDDPNNSDTIDEIFRAAHTLKGSSASLDMMELSDFTHIVEDVFDAIRDGKVNINNDLVDLLLSSLDVIKEMLALRIDGKVYLNDISDLKSKLKQFLVIDDQTFIKRFDGNSIKNNFCLSESDLEEIREGLGIGQKVLRISVVFNSNSNSEVENSGLKIFNILKNLGSVLHTIPKYEQIIEDKFLKRVDYYLIYSDIEGVKKSLDSLNLIESYLVDEFNVKEELKKLADEEIKDVDLDSNFVLNDNFDFTEDEISDLLLEVENQKLFKVRLDFVKDNPMATISGLQMLQALKSLGKIFKSIPDSSELLADKFFDFVIYYLISNTSEESIAKKINLPDVVSHFEIKNVNLESLKSVRLKEDDEAPFKENKNIKKNSPISVNLIRIDSKKIDYILNLVSEAVISKSSYNQINSEMITLFYNFNYFYDYQESFQRNFLIDLKIVFKDAGLTLEDEIESHINSLMSFKMEKALKDISELRNSFFRLLQNFKMTSGRLSRIITDLHESVLKTRMLPISNIFSRFTRVVRDLSKKLNKIVNLKMEGEETELDKSVIDDLVDPLMHCVRNSMDHGLETVEERVKRGKSKAGTIILRAKNEGNVISIEIEDDGIGIDPKVIRRKLIEKGTIKEDAIYSDFELINLIFAPGFSTAVQVTDLSGRGVGLDVVKKSIEKLNGTILVESEIGLGTIFKIKLPLTLVIIQGLLVKSGSETYVIPLNNVLETHRITEHDIKLLENYHEVYNLRDEVISVLRLDKLFNITRDDSLIEKFLIVVNTSNMKIAIVVDSILGEEDFVVKPIKDKFSSSAGIVGATTLGNGKVVLIIDVFKLFDLQKDTKE; this is translated from the coding sequence ATGGAAATATTAGATTTGGAAAATGAAGAGCTTTTAGGAGTTTTTTTTGAAGAAGCTCAAAATCTTGTAGATATCCTTGAAGAGAATATTATGTCATTAGAGGATGATCCTAATAATTCTGATACTATTGATGAAATATTCAGGGCAGCTCATACTTTAAAAGGAAGCTCTGCTTCTCTTGATATGATGGAGTTATCTGATTTTACCCATATTGTCGAAGATGTTTTTGATGCTATTAGAGATGGTAAGGTAAATATAAATAATGATCTTGTTGATCTGCTTTTAAGTTCATTAGATGTTATCAAGGAAATGCTTGCGCTTCGTATTGATGGCAAGGTTTATTTAAATGACATAAGTGATCTTAAAAGCAAATTAAAGCAATTTTTAGTAATTGATGATCAGACTTTTATTAAGAGATTTGATGGAAATTCAATTAAAAACAATTTTTGTCTTTCAGAATCAGATCTTGAGGAGATAAGAGAAGGGCTAGGAATTGGACAAAAGGTTTTAAGGATCAGTGTTGTTTTTAATTCAAATAGCAATTCTGAAGTTGAAAATAGTGGGCTAAAAATATTTAATATTTTAAAAAATTTAGGATCTGTACTTCATACAATTCCTAAATATGAGCAAATCATAGAGGATAAATTTTTAAAAAGGGTTGATTATTATCTGATATATTCAGATATAGAAGGCGTGAAAAAAAGTTTAGATTCTTTAAATTTAATTGAAAGCTATTTGGTTGATGAATTTAACGTAAAAGAAGAATTAAAAAAGCTTGCAGATGAAGAGATTAAAGATGTTGATTTAGATTCCAATTTTGTTTTAAATGATAATTTTGATTTTACAGAGGATGAGATTTCTGATTTATTACTTGAGGTTGAAAATCAAAAGTTATTTAAAGTTAGATTGGATTTTGTAAAAGACAATCCTATGGCTACTATTAGTGGGCTTCAAATGCTTCAAGCATTAAAAAGTCTTGGTAAAATTTTCAAGTCTATCCCAGATTCTAGCGAATTATTGGCAGATAAGTTTTTTGATTTTGTAATATATTACTTAATATCAAATACCAGTGAAGAAAGTATTGCTAAAAAGATTAATTTACCAGATGTTGTTAGTCATTTTGAAATCAAAAATGTTAATTTAGAATCTTTAAAGAGCGTAAGGCTAAAAGAAGATGATGAAGCACCTTTTAAGGAAAATAAAAATATTAAGAAAAATAGTCCAATTAGTGTTAATTTAATTAGAATAGATAGCAAAAAAATAGATTACATATTAAATCTTGTCAGTGAGGCTGTAATAAGTAAATCATCTTATAATCAAATAAATTCAGAAATGATTACATTATTTTATAATTTTAATTATTTTTATGATTATCAAGAAAGTTTTCAGAGAAACTTTTTAATTGATTTAAAGATAGTTTTCAAAGATGCAGGCTTAACATTAGAAGATGAGATCGAATCACATATTAATTCTTTGATGAGTTTTAAAATGGAAAAGGCTCTTAAGGATATATCTGAATTGAGAAATTCTTTTTTCAGACTTCTTCAAAATTTTAAAATGACCTCTGGGCGGCTGTCAAGAATAATTACAGATTTGCATGAGAGTGTTTTAAAAACCAGAATGTTACCAATATCTAATATATTTTCAAGGTTTACAAGAGTCGTAAGAGATCTTTCAAAGAAATTAAATAAGATTGTGAATCTTAAAATGGAAGGGGAAGAAACTGAGCTTGATAAGTCTGTTATAGATGACCTTGTAGATCCTTTGATGCATTGTGTTAGAAATTCAATGGATCATGGCCTTGAAACAGTTGAAGAGAGAGTTAAAAGGGGAAAGAGCAAAGCAGGTACTATAATTTTGCGTGCCAAGAATGAAGGTAATGTAATATCAATTGAGATTGAAGATGATGGGATTGGTATAGATCCAAAGGTCATTAGGCGCAAATTAATTGAAAAGGGAACAATAAAAGAAGATGCAATTTACTCTGATTTTGAACTTATTAACTTAATTTTTGCTCCTGGGTTTTCAACAGCAGTTCAAGTGACAGACCTTTCAGGTAGAGGAGTTGGTCTTGACGTTGTGAAAAAAAGCATTGAAAAGCTTAATGGAACTATTTTGGTGGAATCAGAAATTGGTCTTGGAACAATTTTTAAAATTAAACTACCATTGACGTTAGTGATTATACAAGGTCTTTTAGTAAAGTCGGGGTCTGAGACTTATGTTATTCCTTTAAATAATGTTCTTGAAACTCATAGAATAACTGAACATGATATAAAATTGCTTGAAAATTATCATGAAGTTTATAATTTAAGAGATGAAGTCATTTCTGTTCTCAGGCTTGATAAACTTTTTAACATAACAAGGGATGATTCATTAATAGAAAAATTTTTAATAGTTGTTAATACTAGCAACATGAAGATAGCAATTGTTGTAGACTCTATTCTTGGTGAGGAAGATTTTGTAGTAAAGCCTATTAAGGATAAATTTTCATCAAGCGCGGGTATAGTTGGGGCTACTACGCTTGGCAATGGTAAGGTTGTATTGATAATTGATGTTTTTAAACTTTTTGATTTACAAAAGGATACTAAGGAGTGA
- a CDS encoding CheR family methyltransferase: protein MQIKEIYFGPKILDDKNSNSKLTNFDFKVVSFELGSDHYLVDIMQVKEIRKSSNFTYVPNAKKYVAGLDNLRGEIIPIIDLRIMFNLEFNKKDIEDIMVLKNEDLLIGVIVDKINNVFSIDSSLIQDPHPVLSQDSLINYIKGVVDYNEKLYILLNVFKIFNYGEEEKLLKPGQNFVEKSDFVSDCDNLDILENSKNDFSNKVSSKNDGNNENSTLNNTAAFNLENIKKNLLKYSFNASLVNDVFLEKVGVKFNMVDTDYLPCDSFLNEFYSKSSGNLWGADCLEEFKNEIVESRLSFMNNLNSIFNVLEIGCGSGKETMALANALSEYYVKPFKLTAIDNDLSKVVETSRLVFSESEIGISEIYSRNSFEQSPGVYKFKSEILSNVLFEYSDALFSDLPDNLGMVFLKDVLCFLDSKDQILILNIIASKAIKGALLVLGDNEELKNNDVFIKEKSTKYFNLYRKV from the coding sequence GTGCAGATAAAAGAAATTTATTTTGGACCCAAAATTTTAGATGATAAAAATTCTAATTCTAAATTGACCAATTTTGATTTTAAAGTTGTTTCTTTTGAGCTTGGGTCGGATCATTATTTAGTAGACATTATGCAGGTTAAAGAAATTAGAAAATCTAGTAATTTTACTTATGTTCCAAATGCCAAAAAGTATGTTGCTGGGCTTGATAATTTACGGGGTGAAATAATTCCTATTATAGATCTTAGAATAATGTTTAATTTAGAATTTAATAAAAAAGATATTGAAGATATTATGGTTTTAAAAAACGAAGACCTTCTTATAGGGGTAATTGTTGATAAAATTAATAATGTTTTTTCAATAGATTCTAGCCTTATTCAAGATCCACATCCAGTTTTATCTCAGGATTCTTTAATAAACTATATAAAAGGCGTTGTAGATTATAACGAAAAGCTTTATATACTTCTTAATGTTTTTAAAATTTTTAATTATGGTGAAGAAGAAAAGTTATTAAAACCTGGTCAAAATTTTGTTGAAAAAAGCGACTTTGTAAGCGATTGTGATAATTTAGATATACTAGAAAATTCTAAGAATGATTTTTCCAATAAGGTTTCTTCAAAAAATGATGGTAACAATGAAAATTCAACTCTAAACAATACTGCAGCTTTTAATTTGGAAAATATTAAAAAAAATCTTTTGAAATACTCGTTTAATGCTTCTTTGGTAAATGATGTGTTTTTGGAAAAAGTTGGAGTAAAATTTAATATGGTTGATACTGATTACTTGCCTTGCGATAGTTTTTTAAATGAATTTTATTCAAAATCATCGGGAAATTTGTGGGGAGCTGATTGTTTGGAAGAATTTAAAAATGAAATTGTTGAGAGTCGCTTAAGTTTTATGAATAACTTAAATTCTATTTTCAATGTATTGGAAATTGGTTGTGGTAGTGGAAAGGAGACTATGGCTTTAGCCAATGCTTTGTCTGAATATTATGTAAAACCTTTTAAGTTGACGGCCATTGATAATGATTTATCAAAAGTTGTTGAAACTTCTAGGTTGGTGTTTTCAGAGTCAGAAATTGGCATTAGTGAAATTTATAGTAGGAATTCTTTTGAACAAAGTCCCGGAGTTTATAAATTTAAGTCAGAAATCCTAAGTAATGTTTTGTTTGAATATTCCGATGCTCTTTTTTCAGATTTGCCTGATAATTTGGGAATGGTTTTTTTAAAAGATGTTTTATGTTTCTTGGATAGTAAAGATCAGATTTTAATTTTAAATATCATTGCTTCCAAAGCTATTAAAGGGGCTCTTTTGGTTTTGGGAGATAACGAAGAGCTTAAAAATAATGATGTTTTTATAAAAGAGAAATCCACAAAATATTTTAACTTGTACAGGAAAGTCTAA
- a CDS encoding chemotaxis protein CheX: MRIDYIEPFLDAASSVLRDMLLVENIEMGKPGLKSINQKIKGVSVIVGLAGSVEGSIIIDMDIETALFVASKLNFEEYDDFDDEETKEMVAATLTEVGNIIAGNFVTTLHAKGFVFDITPPAFIYGENMKISNKGSEALIVPFSLPDGKIIEVNIAIRERV, encoded by the coding sequence ATGAGAATAGATTATATAGAGCCATTTTTGGATGCTGCTTCTTCGGTTTTAAGAGATATGTTGCTTGTTGAGAATATAGAAATGGGTAAGCCCGGGCTTAAGTCGATAAATCAAAAGATAAAAGGTGTTTCTGTAATAGTAGGGCTTGCTGGGTCTGTTGAGGGCAGTATAATTATTGATATGGACATAGAAACAGCTCTTTTTGTTGCTTCTAAATTAAATTTTGAAGAGTATGATGATTTTGACGATGAAGAAACAAAAGAGATGGTTGCTGCAACTCTAACTGAGGTTGGCAATATTATTGCTGGAAATTTTGTTACCACTTTGCATGCCAAGGGTTTTGTATTTGATATAACCCCCCCAGCTTTTATTTATGGAGAAAATATGAAAATAAGTAATAAAGGTTCTGAGGCTTTAATTGTTCCTTTTTCTTTGCCTGATGGTAAAATTATAGAAGTTAATATTGCAATAAGAGAGAGGGTTTGA
- a CDS encoding response regulator — MIQKTTIAADSSSKPRGINYDTGIPFNVLIVDDSVFTVKQLTQIFTSEGFNIIDTAADGEEAVIKYKNHYPNIDIVTLDITMPKMDGITCLSNIMEFDKNARVIMISALGKEQLVKDCLIKGAKTFIVKPLDRAKVLQRVMSVFVK; from the coding sequence ATGATTCAAAAGACTACAATTGCTGCAGATTCTTCATCTAAGCCTAGAGGAATCAATTATGATACAGGCATTCCTTTTAATGTTTTAATTGTTGATGACTCTGTTTTTACCGTAAAGCAGCTTACTCAAATTTTTACATCAGAGGGCTTTAATATTATTGATACGGCAGCTGATGGAGAAGAGGCTGTGATAAAATACAAGAATCATTATCCTAATATTGATATTGTCACTCTTGATATTACTATGCCCAAAATGGATGGAATAACTTGTCTTTCTAATATTATGGAATTTGATAAAAATGCTAGAGTGATAATGATATCTGCTTTAGGCAAGGAACAATTAGTTAAGGATTGCTTAATAAAAGGAGCAAAAACATTTATTGTTAAACCATTAGATAGGGCAAAGGTTCTTCAAAGAGTAATGTCTGTATTTGTTAAATAA
- a CDS encoding HAD family hydrolase: protein MKIKACIFDMDGTLVNSIMDIAFSMNSALSNLGYSKIELSKFNALVGRGFNKFVIDTLKLLSLEHDNPNLQEKLYKEFVKEYNKNLSFQTKPYENIKPLLETMNKLNIPIGILSNKNHEELINLVKNIFGNILFFEIRGYSKNFPPKPDPENALDMILELNAQKEEIAYIGDSDVDMLTALNAGFMPIGVSWGFRSVQELKESGAKHIIHNPLELLDLIK from the coding sequence ATGAAAATCAAAGCCTGCATTTTTGATATGGATGGAACACTGGTAAATAGTATAATGGATATTGCATTCTCAATGAATTCTGCTCTTTCAAACTTAGGATACAGTAAAATAGAACTAAGCAAATTCAATGCCCTTGTTGGCAGAGGATTTAACAAGTTTGTAATAGACACTCTAAAGCTATTATCTCTTGAACATGATAATCCTAATTTACAAGAAAAACTTTACAAAGAATTTGTTAAAGAATACAATAAAAACCTTTCATTCCAAACAAAACCATATGAAAATATAAAACCCCTTTTAGAAACTATGAATAAGCTTAACATTCCAATTGGAATTTTAAGCAATAAGAACCACGAAGAATTAATAAATTTGGTGAAAAATATTTTTGGAAATATATTGTTTTTTGAAATCAGGGGTTATTCAAAAAATTTTCCACCAAAGCCAGATCCTGAAAATGCCCTTGATATGATATTAGAATTAAATGCCCAAAAAGAAGAAATTGCATATATTGGAGACAGCGATGTGGATATGCTAACCGCACTAAACGCTGGATTTATGCCAATAGGGGTTTCTTGGGGATTTAGAAGTGTTCAAGAATTAAAAGAAAGTGGAGCAAAACATATAATACACAATCCACTTGAACTATTGGACCTAATAAAATGA
- a CDS encoding ABC transporter ATP-binding protein: MKEDVLVLENITKKYGDFVANDNVSIKFKAGEVHAILGENGAGKTTLMKTIYGIHQVNSGRIILKGQEINFKDSSEAIRNGIGMVFQHFMLIPQFTAVQNIILGYENSKFGFLDYKQARKKISSLSEKYGLKIDLEKRVEDLSVGMEQKIEILKVLYRNADIIIFDEPTAVLAPSEVDDFINILKVLAQEGHTVILITHKIKEIRSIAKKCTIMRLGKVVKTVNIADIDDKDLTKLMIGKEVALRSSKIKFENHFNILEIKNLSVKDERGVLKVKDVNLDLRNGEILGISGIEGSGQEDLVDAILGLKSIFKGDILKKNSSGNLESLKGLTIKQRIDKKIGNIPSDRQKHGLILEFNVMQNIGLKSFDNPDYLRLKTIHLKSNFDLKFNFFNFIKRQFNKFKKQFVGFDLNILRKLSNQLVSHFDIRPRDILSKVKHLSGGNQQKVIVAREISLEPDILLAIQPTRGLDVGAVENIYKRIIEQRDAGRSVLLVSLELDELVNVCDRIAVMHGGRIVGILEDNFDIDVIGKMMIGLS; the protein is encoded by the coding sequence ATGAAAGAAGATGTACTAGTATTAGAAAATATTACAAAAAAGTATGGTGATTTTGTTGCCAATGATAATGTTTCTATTAAATTTAAGGCAGGCGAAGTTCATGCTATTCTTGGAGAAAATGGTGCTGGAAAGACTACCTTAATGAAAACTATTTATGGGATTCATCAAGTAAATAGTGGTCGAATTATTTTAAAAGGTCAAGAAATAAACTTTAAGGATTCAAGCGAAGCTATTCGAAATGGGATTGGAATGGTTTTCCAACACTTTATGTTAATTCCGCAATTTACTGCTGTTCAAAACATTATTTTGGGATATGAAAATTCAAAATTTGGTTTTCTTGATTACAAACAAGCTAGAAAAAAGATAAGTTCTCTTTCGGAAAAGTATGGTTTAAAGATAGATTTAGAAAAAAGGGTTGAAGACTTGAGTGTTGGCATGGAACAAAAAATAGAGATATTGAAAGTTCTTTATCGAAATGCAGATATTATTATTTTTGATGAACCTACAGCAGTGCTTGCTCCAAGTGAAGTTGATGATTTTATAAATATTTTAAAGGTACTCGCCCAAGAGGGTCATACTGTAATACTTATTACCCATAAAATAAAAGAAATTAGATCTATTGCAAAGAAATGTACAATTATGCGTCTTGGGAAGGTTGTAAAAACTGTTAATATTGCTGATATTGATGACAAAGATCTTACAAAATTAATGATAGGAAAAGAAGTTGCACTTCGCTCATCTAAAATTAAATTTGAAAATCATTTTAATATTCTTGAAATAAAGAATTTAAGTGTTAAAGATGAGAGAGGAGTTTTAAAAGTTAAAGACGTTAATCTTGATCTGAGAAATGGAGAAATTCTTGGAATATCAGGTATTGAGGGGAGTGGTCAGGAGGATTTAGTTGATGCAATTTTGGGTTTGAAAAGCATATTTAAGGGCGATATTTTGAAAAAAAATTCTTCGGGGAATTTGGAATCTTTAAAAGGTTTAACTATTAAACAAAGAATAGATAAAAAAATTGGCAATATTCCTTCGGACAGGCAAAAACACGGCCTTATTTTAGAATTCAATGTTATGCAAAATATTGGACTTAAGAGCTTTGATAATCCTGATTATTTGAGATTAAAAACAATTCATTTGAAGAGTAATTTTGATTTAAAATTCAATTTTTTCAATTTTATTAAAAGACAATTCAATAAGTTTAAAAAACAATTTGTGGGGTTTGATCTTAATATTTTAAGAAAATTGAGCAATCAACTTGTAAGTCATTTTGATATTAGACCAAGAGATATTTTAAGCAAGGTAAAGCATTTATCCGGAGGTAATCAACAAAAAGTTATTGTTGCTCGTGAGATTAGTTTAGAGCCAGATATTCTTTTGGCTATTCAGCCTACAAGAGGCCTTGATGTTGGAGCTGTTGAGAATATTTACAAAAGAATAATAGAGCAAAGAGATGCGGGTAGATCTGTTTTATTGGTTTCTCTTGAACTTGATGAGCTTGTTAATGTTTGTGACAGGATAGCTGTAATGCATGGTGGAAGAATAGTGGGCATTTTAGAGGATAATTTTGATATTGATGTTATTGGTAAAATGATGATAGGCTTAAGCTAA